ATAGAGATGATGCTAAGGGGTCAGTTTTTTGAAAACAAATATAACATTTATGAGAAAAATATTTTTAATGTGACATACTAATTAGTTGTTGACATATTTAATGTGACATAATAATATAATATCAAGAGTTGTAAAACGCTTACAAAAAAAGACGGTTAAAGGGGAGTTTACAAAATGGGAACAATCGTATGTCAAACATGTAACTGCACAATTGATCATTTCGAAGATGAGAAAGTGACGCGATTATACTCAACATGTAAAAGCGGAGAATGTCAAAAAGCAGATGAAGATTTAGATTAATTCAATAAAAAAAGGTGCGGAATTCCGCACCTTTTTTTTATTGAATTGCTTTATGTTCTTTAATGACACGAAATGTCTTTAATTCAAAATCTTCCGGACCCTGCACTGGTAAACCTGCCTCTAAGTTTGTTTCAATGTAGGTTAAATTTTCCTCAGTGATGATTTCCCCAGGAATAAAAATAGGAATACCAGGAGGATAGACCATTACAAATTCTGCAATAATACGACCTGCTGACTCATGAAAAGGTACCACTTCGGTTTCAGCGTAAAAAGCATCACGAGGTGTTAAAGCCAATACAGGAATATCAGGTAATAAAATAGCCGGTTTTGCCGTTGTCTCAGAAAGGTTATGGAATTTTGCGGATAACTCACGCAGAGCTGTGACAAGACGTGAAAGATCTTCTTCTGTATCTCCGGGCGTGATAATACATAGAATATTATAAAGGTCAGACATTTCCACTTCGATATTATGAGCTTCACGCATCCATTTTTCTACGTCATAGCCCGTAATTCCTAAATCTGAAACAGAAATAATTAATTTAGTAGGGTCTAAATCATACGTAGCTTTTGTGCCTAAAATTTCTCTGCCTATACATCGGATATGCTCAATTGTATTAATTTCTTTTCGTGCTTTTTCAGCAAGAGAAATTGCACGTTCAGCCAGCTCTTTTCCTTCTGTAGCTAGACGTTTTCGTGCAACATCTAAAGAAGCCAGCAGCAGATAAGAGGTTGATGTTGTTGTCAGCATGCTTAAAATAGACTGTACGCGTTTTGGAGAAATTAAGCCTTCGCGTATGTTTAAAATGGAACTTTGCGTCATAGAACCGCCTAATTTATGCACGCTTGTTGCTGCCATATCTGCACCGGCCTGCATAGCAGACAGAGGCAAATCATCATGGAAGTGAATATGAACGCCGTGAGCTTCATCAACAAGTACAGGCACTTGATACGAGTGGGCAATTTCTACGATTTTACGAAGGTCTCCGGAAATTCCAAAGTAAGTTGGATTGATAACAAGCACTGCTTTTGCTTCAGGGTGCTGCTTTAAGGCTTTTTCTACAGAGTCCGATGTAATACCGTGAGAAATGCCAAGATTTTCGTCAATTTCAGGATGAATAAAAATAGGCGTAGCTCCTGAAAAAACAATCGCACTCATAACAGATTTATGCACGTTTCTAGGAACGATAATTTTATCTCCAGGTCCACATGTCGCCATAACCATTGCCATAATTGCTCCGCTCGTTCCTTGAACAGAGAAAAAAGTATGATCAGCACCAAATGCTTCTGCAGCTAAATCCTGCGCTTGTTTGATAATGCCTTTTGGCTGGTGAAGATCATCAAGGGGACCGATATTAATTAAATCAATGGATAAAGCATCATCGCCAATAAATGAGCGGAATTCAGGATCCATTCCATTTCCTTTTTTATGTCCAGGGATATGGAATTGTGTTGGGTTTTTCTTAGCGTGATTAACTAATCCAGTAAATAATGGAGTTGAAAATTGAGAAGACAACTTTGCTATACACCTCTTTTATCATAAATTGTCAGTCCCTCTAAGCAAAGCTTAGAGGGACTTTGATTGTTTTTTTATCAAATTACAGCATTCAATTTTATATATCAAAAACTAATGGCTGTTGAATTATACATATTAAAATATCAGATCTTTTTTCTACAAAAGAAATTCAACAGAAATTCTACTCCGCAGTTTTCTTGATTTTAACCATTATATAAATGAATGAAACGCGTATGTTTACTACTGTTTGATAATATAAATACAATTTTTAGTTAAAAAAATACAAGTAATTGTAAACTGCTTATTACTTATTATTTTATAGTTCTTTATGTTTTGAAAATCCCCATAAAACAAAAGAATTATAGCACTTATTAACCTATTTGCAAAGATATTTTAAAGAGAAAATAAAAAGAAAAAAAAGGAGAAATTCTTTTGGGTGAAAAGAGAATAAATTTTGTGTACATTATAGATTGTGATAGAGTTAAGAATATAGATATACATAGAATGAAGAAATAAATGGAGTGATGAGAAGTGGAATATCAATACCCTATCTCCCTTGATTGGAGTACAGAAGAAATTATTGATGTAGTGAAGTTTTTTGAAAGCATTGAACGAGCTTATGAAAAAGGTATTGAGCGTGATCACCTAATGGCAGTCTATCGCCGATTTAAAGAAATTGTGCCAAGTAAAGCAGAAGAAAAAACAATCTGTAACGATTTTGAAGACCAAAGCAAATACTCTTCTTATCGAACGATTCAAAAAGCAAAGGCTGCTTCTTCTGGAGATATCATAAAAATGTAAAAAATGAGACTGGGACAAAAGTAGTTTAGCCGAAGTAAAAAACGAATCATTAATCAAATTGTTTGATTAATGATTCGTTTTTTTTTGTTACGGTGAACATAGAGTTTATCTGTTTCGTTTCTTCTAGCAGTTGATTGGAAGGCAAGGCGAAGACTCCTGCGGGGAAAGCGGAACAGGCGAGACCCCGCAGGAGCGCAAGCGACGAGGAGGCTCACCGGCCGCCGGCGGAAAGCGAAGCCTTGCAGGGAAATCAACTGCGGTGTCACAAGCGTTTCAGCTTATGTATCCCATTTATTGGTCTTTCGATGAGCTTCCTTTCGTTATGTGTCACCCTCATTTTTTTATATCAATTCGTTAAAATTATGCATATGCTTTTTTAGTTAGTTCATATAATGGAGTTACCGTATGAAATGTTTGTTCAATACGAGCCATCCATTCTTCGCCGCTCATTGCAATCGCTTCTTCTTTTGGAATTGTAATGCCGCATAGGATCTCAGCTTTTTTAACCGTCTCTAGACGTTCAAACAAACTCTCTAAGTCTTCAGAAGATAAGTCGCCCATTTTTTTACTATCAGGTTTTGTATGATCTTTCGACCAAACAAACGAGTCTGGGATATTTTGACGAATCTCCTCCATGTTTTGTTTTAGCAGCTTTCCAAATTGTTCTTTAATAGGTGATTCGTAAATGACGGCAAACCACACAAAGACGTGTGTTTCCCAAAGGCCAATTTGAAAATGAGGGAGCTTTTTATACCCGCGTTTACTGTTAGCAAAGGCTACCCACGTATCTGCTGGCGGGTTAACTGTTCTTCGTGCATGTTTGGCAATATGTACGAACATTTCATCTCCACAAAGTGAAGAAAGAGTAGGAGCAAAATGATTGCTCAATTGTTCGAATTTTGGGCGTATCGTTGTCTTGATGGCTTCCATACGTGCATCAAGCCCCTCGATACGGAATACGTTAAAGTCATCTTGTGAAAATCCTGAGAATGCCATGTGAAACCTCCGTTTTTTTAGTGAATATGTATAGCTGCTGTGCATCTATGCAAGTAAGTATGATTTACGCGAAGATTCTACCACATGAAAAGCATAAACACCAATTAATTCGCATATGCTTGTCAAAACGTGTCTATCATTTTTTTATAGGTAATCACACAATTTAGTTGCATGAGATTAGGTTTCGACATAGACTATATCAATCAAAATATCTGAAAATTTAGTTTTCTATAAGTGGGTTCAATAATTTGAGAGGGGTGTTTGAAACATGAAACAAGTGGTGAATATGTATAAGAAGAATGATGGACAAAAAAGATTAGGTGTAATTCGGTTGGAGTTAGATTACGAGTTAGCGACGTTATATGAAGCCATGATGGAGAATAATGAGGAACAAAAACAAAAATGTAAGCGAAAGCTCGAGAAACTTCGTGAAGAAATGATATCTCTTCAGTAGCAGACACGGGAATAAAATAGAACAAATATGGGTAAACTGTAAAAAAGGATTAAACTGAATGAGCAGATTCATAAGTGGTAACAGAGCACGTGGGAGAAGAAGCGGCAGTTCTTCTCCCACGTGCTCTGTTAATTGACATCTTGCAGAGGTTTTTTTAAGCTTAAATAAGAGACGTATTTTTGAGGGGGAATTGAGATGACACAACGCTGGAAAGAAATTGATACATACGTTAAAGAGTGGCTAAAAGAAGCTGGACAAAAAATTCAACAGTCGTTTAGTAAAGAACTTCTCATTCAAACGAAATCGAATCCAAATGATTTAGTAACAAATATGGATAAAGAAATTGAACAGTTTTTTATCTCAAAAATCAATGAAACCTTTCCGGAACATCATATTCTCGGAGAAGAAGGATATGGGGAAGAGCTTGAATCAGAAGAAGGAACGATTTGGATTATCGATCCGATCGACGGTACGATGAACTTTGTTCATCAGCAGCGAAATTTTGCTATTTCCATCGGTATATTCGAAAATGGTGTAGGACAAGCAGGTTATATTTATGATGTTATTCATAATGAGCTGTATCATGCTTTAAAAGGACAGGGCGCGTTTATGAATGACATCCAATTGCCGAAACTTGAACCTGTACCAGTTGAAGAAGCTATTATTAGCTTAAATGCAACGTGGGTGACGGAGAACCGCCGTATTGATCCTTCCGTATTAAGTCCGCTTGTGCGTAAAGTAAGAGGGACCCGTTCATATGGATCCGCAGCTATTGAGCTTGCTTACGTAGCGGCTGGACGCTTGGATGGATACATTACTTTACGTTTGGCTCCATGGGACTTTGCTGCCGGTAAAGTGTTGATTGAAGAAGTTGGAGGAGTCATGACGGATTTAGAAGGGAAGCCGTTAGAGATTCTTGAAAAAAGCAGTGTATTTGTAAGCAAACCAACATTACATGACGAAATCTTTCGTACGTACCTTGAAGGAAAGTGGACTAAATAAAATAGAAGTGAAGACTTACGTGTAGTCAAAGAATTTAGTGATGAAAAAACGTCATGAACCATTTTGATGTTGCAAATGGCCATGACGCTTTCAATCATCGCAAAAAAATTACAGCTGCCCTTTTTCTCGCATTTTTTTCTTAGTCGTAAAGCCAAGACCCATTACAACAATTAAAGCTACGATAGCTAAAATGACCCCGAGAGCGCTTCCTTCTCCGATAAATATGCCAATTGACATAATAGCTGCAGTTGCGATGAATGCATATAAAACGAATACCCACTTAATGTTTCTCATGTTGATTCCTCCCATTTGTAACGGATATTTATAGTGTACAACAAAATCATTCTGCAATTCTAGAGTTAGTGTGATATAATAGCTTAGTTATTACAAGCATAGGAGTGAAATGCGTGAACATTCGTAAAGATTTACGTAATATTGCCATTATTGCCCATGTAGACCATGGGAAAACAACGTTAGTAGATAAATTATTACATCAGTCCGGAACATTCCGTACTAATGAGCATGTTGAAGAACGTGCGATGGATTCAAATGACCTTGAGCGTGAGCGTGGAATTACAATTTTAGCGAAAAACACAGCTATTAATTATAAAGATACGCGTATCAACATTATGGATACGCCAGGACATGCTGACTTCGGTGGAGAAGTTGAGCGTATTATGAAAATGGTAGACGGTGTTCTACTTGTAGTAGACGCATACGAAGGATGTATGCCTCAAACGCGCTTTGTATTGAAAAAAGCATTAGAGCAAAACTTAACGCCGATTGTTGTTGTTAACAAAATTGACCGTGACTTTGCTCGTCCAACTGAAGTAGTTGATGAAGTAATTGACTTATTTATTGAACTAGGTGCAAGTGAGGAACAAATTGAGTTCCCTGTTGTTTATGCTTCAGCAATCAACGGAACGGCTAGCACGAACCCTGAAAAGCAAGATGAGAACATGTCATCTCTATTTGACTCAATCATCGAGCACATTCCAGCACCAGTAGACAACAGCGACGAACCACTTCAATTCCAAGTGGCAATGCTTGACTACAATGACTATCTTGGTCGTATCGGTGTAGGGCGCGTATTCCGCGGAACAATGAAAGTAGGCCAGCAAGTTGCATTAATGAAGCTTGACGGTACGGTAAAACAATTCCGCGTAACAAAATTATTCGGTTTCCTAGGCTTAAAGCGTGTTGAAATCGAAGAAGCAAAGGCAGGAGACCTGATCGCTGTATCAGGAATGGAAGACATCAACGTAGGTGAAACAGTATGTCCGTTTGACCACCAAGATGCACTGCCAATTTTACGTATTGATGAACCTACTTTACAAATGACGTTCTTAGTAAACAATTCACCGTTTGCTGGTCGTGAAGGTAAATTTGTTACATCTCGTAAAATTGAAGAGCGCTTAATGTCTGAACTTGAGACAGATGTAAGTTTACGCGTGGAAAATACTGATTCACCGGATGTATGGGTCGTTTCAGGACGTGGAGAACTTCATTTATCTATTTTAATTGAAAATATGCGTCGTGAAGGATATGAGATTCAAGTATCAAAACCTGAAGTAATCGTTCGTGAAATTGATGGCGTTCGCTGTGAGCCAGTTGAACGTGTGCAAATCGACGTGCCTGAAGAACATACGGGTTCTATTATGGAATCAATGGGTGCTCGTAAAGGTGAAATGGTTGATATGATTAACAACGGCAGCGGTCAAGTTCGTCTGATCTTTATGGTTCCTGCACGTGGTTTAATCGGTTATACAACTGAGTTCTTATCGTTAACTCGTGGATTCGGTATCATTAACCATTCATTTGATAGCTACCAACCAATGCAGCAAGGTCAAGTTGGAGGTCGCCGTCAAGGTGTGCTTGTTTCTATGGAAAGCGGTAAATCATCTACTTATGGAATCCAAGGCGTAGAAGACCGCGGTACAATTTTCGTGGAGCCAGGTACAGAAGTATACGAAGGTATGATCGTAGGAGAACACACTCGTGAAAATGATATCGTTGTTAACATCTGTAAAATGAAGCAAATGACGAATATGCGTTCTGCTAACAAAGATCAAACAACAGGTATGAAAAAACCTCGTATTATGTCTTTAGAGCAATCACTTGAATATTTAAACGAAGATGAATATTGTGAAATCACACCAGAATCTATTCGTCTACGTAAAAAAATTCTTGATAAAAATGAACGTGAAAAAGCAGCGAAAAAGAAAAAATACGCTGACACGAAATAATAAAAAAAGGAAGTCGTTAGCTTTATTTGCTAGCGGCTTGTTTTTTATCAATTATATCAGAATTTTCTATTTTTTGAAAGCGTTTTATAAAGAGATAATTTGGAAAGGAAAAAGGTGGCTTATATCGAATAATGTAAAGTAAGGAATAGGGGGAAGGAAGATGGATGTAAAAGAACACCTTTCATTTTTTGCTGCTTTGTATCAAGTAGATGAACATGCAAAAATAGGAATGTGGCTGTTATACTTTACTATTTTAGGGCTATCTGTTCTTGTGTACAAACTCGGGTTTGCAAAGAAGCTGCCGCTTTTAAAATCTGTGGTTATTTATCTATTTTTAGCTTTTGGATGTACAATTTTAACGTTTTTAGGCATTTTTTTACCTGTAGCTGAAGGGCTTGTGGTTGCAGCGCTTGTATTAATTATTTATAAAATACGGCTGTATCAGGCTAAAAAGCAAAACTCCACGTTGGGTTCATAAAAGACTACATAAAAAGACGCTTGTAGCTACAAGCGTCTTTTTAGTATGATATAGCCGAAGACAAGAGCGGCTGCGAAAATTAAATGGCCAGCTGTCCAATAAAAAATTGCTACTGCATCATCCACCGCAGGCGTAGGCTTAAGCGCAAGCAGCGTCAACGGAAAATACAAAGGAATGGTTGGAAGTGTTAATAAAAAAGAACACAATACGATTTTTCGAATAGACATATTGTTTAATTTACCTACTATGTAAACAAAAACGATCCCAATTGCAACGGCAATGAATAAATGAAAAACAAACTCCACCCATTCAGGCCATTGAATAGGGCCAATGATAGGAATAAAATCAACATTTAATAAAAGGGTATAAACTTGTTTGCCGGTTAGCCATTCTATCCATTTCAAACATAACCCAAGGATAATCCCGCTGAACATGCCAATACTTATTCCTAAACGGAGCACCTTACCAATCCTCCTCTGTCTTTTTCGACTCATATAGTTTAAAGTTACCAGTAGCTATGCGTTCTTTTGTTCGTTTTTCAATCCGTTCAGAACATTCATTGCACATATATGTATGGATAGGACGGTTGCGCAGTCGTTTTGCCACGAGCGTTTCATCCTCAATTGTTTCAATTTTATCGCACATGACACATTGTACTCTCATTTCTATCACCTCAACTTCTCTATACATCATTCTAGCCGAAAATTCTTGTTTTATAAAGTTTTTTTGCGGTGCTATCTCTCAGGAGAAAAGGAACGATAGGAAAACATTCCTAAAGAAGCAGGTAATTTTGCTTGTTAGCTCGAAGATAGTAACTAGTAAGTACATAAACAGTAGGAGGGATGAAAATGGCCAACGAAGTCGAGACTCAATTAGTAGATGCATTATACGATGAGCTACAGACAGAGAGATTTGCAACCATTTCAACTATTGATTTTGAAACAAACGCTCCAAATGTTAGTGCCATTTCGTGGTTAGTAGCTCCGACTAAACAAAAAATTCGATTTGCCGTAGATGTCAAATCGAGGATTGTAGAAAACATTAAACATACGAATAAAGCAGTGGTAAATATTCTTGCTAATGAATCATGCTACTCAATCAGCGGAATAGCTGAGGTAGTGCAGGAAAAGTTAGAAGGAGTAGCTTTAAAGCTGACGCTAATTGAACTAGATATTAATGAAGTAAGAGATGTCATGTTCTATGGCTCTAAGATTTCAGTAAACCCTTCATATGAAAAGACCTATGATCCAGTAGCAGCCGCTAAACTCGATAAGCAAGTAATTGAAGCGATAAAAAAAGCTTAGCAGCGGCCTGCCGCTAAGCGACTTTCTTATTCATTTTTTTGAAGATGATTATTAGATTGTTTTTCCTGCTCATTCTTTAAATTTTGCTCTTGTTTATTATTTAATTTTTGATTGTTTGTATCTGTTGAACTAGGATTTCGGCGGATTTCTTCTGCAAATTCAGGCATCACTCGGTTTACAATGGCTGCTAATTCATCTAAAAATCCTGTAACCGGCCGACCTTTGCGAATTTCATTTCCAATTTGTTTTAGCCGAGCGACCGTATCAGGATCTGCAATAACAACAGAGTTAGCGCCGTACGGATCAGCTTTCAGACCTTCGGCAACTGTATATTTGATTGAACTTACTTCTGAACGATCAATATCTTTGCCGACGTCAATGCCTACGATTGCATACTTGCCGAGCACAATGGCAGTAGCATCATTTACATTCGGAACGCTTGAAGCCAGTTCAACTAAATGCGCTGATATTTCATTAGCAGTACGCTTGTGAGAGCGTTCAGGAGATGAATTTTTGACCTGTACAATTCGATCTGTCTTTTGCCCTTCTTCAACGTCTGCTTGATTATTGTTGCAGCCGGTTAGTGTAATAAAACATAAGCTAATGGATAGAAAAAATTTGTTCATGTGGGAGACTCCTCCTTATGAATGACTCATTTTTTGTAGTAATTTGTATTTAGTTTCTAATAGTTCTTCTATCTTTATACACGTGTTCATATATTTAAAGAAAATGGTCCGTCCATTTAAGGTCACTTCACACATGTGCGTTACATAGTATATAAATGGATGGGTGCCTTGTTTCACTCCTTACAGGAAAAACAATCGGAGTAGGAGGCTGAATTATTGGGAAAAATTTATGTATTAGATACGAATGTTTTATTACAAGATCCGCATTCAATTTTTTCATTTGATGATAACGAAGTAGTGATTCCAGCCGTTGTACTAGAAGAAGTTGATTCGAAAAAAAGAAATATGGATGAAGTCGGACGAAATGCAAGGCAGGTATCCAAACTCATTGATAACTTGAGACAACATGGAAAGTTATATGAGAAAATCCCGTTAGAAAATGGGGGCCATTTGCGAATTGAACTCAATCATCGCTCTTTTCAACAGCTTCAAGAAATCTTTGTGGAAAAAACAAATGATAATCGAATTTTAGCTGTTGCTAAAAATTTATCCCTTGAAGAGGAAACAAAAGAAGATGGACGTGAAGTGATACTAGTGAGTAAAGATGTGTTGGTACGTGTGAAGGCTGACGCAATCGGTTTAAGAGCAGAAGATTTTTTAAGTGATCGAGTAGTGGAATTCAATAGTATTTATACAGGCTTTTCAGAAGTCTATATTGCAAAAGAACTGCTGAGTCAATTTTACGAAAAAGGAGAGCTGCTAACGTCTCAAATTGCAAACCACTCCTTTTTTGCAAATCAATTCTTAGTGATGAAAGATGCATTTGGAGGATCCGGATCAGCCATCGGCATTGTCGATCAAACAACAACGAAAGTAAAAAAACTTTTATTTGAATATGATCATATATGGGGAATTAAACCTCGAAATGTTCAGCAAATTATGGCGTTAGAACTTCTTCTTAGAGACGACGTTCAACTGGTCACGTTAATTGGAAAGGCAGGTACGGGGAAAACGCTGCTTGCTTTAGCTTCAGGACTTATGCAGACGGAAGATCTAGGGTGTTTTAAAAAGCTGCTTGTAGCTCGTCCAATTGTTCCTTTAGGGAAAGATATTGGATTCTTGCCAGGAGAAAAGCAGGAGAAGCTTCGTCCATGGATGCAACCAATTTATGATAACCTAGAGTACTTATTCAACACTAAAAAACCTGGAGAACTGGATGCGATTCTAGCGGGTCTGAGTTCAATAGAAGTGGAAGCCTTGACGTATATAAGAGGCCGAAGCATTCCGGAACAGTTTATTATTATTGATGAAGCACAAAATTTAACGAAGCATGAAATTAAAACAATTTTAACAAGGGTAGGGGAAAAGAGTAAAATTGTGCTTATGGGAGATCCGGCTCAAATTGATCATCCTTATTTAGATGAGTATAACAACGGATTAACGTACGTAGTTGAAAAGTTTAAAGAGCAAAAAGTATCGGGCCACGTTCGGTTAATCAAAGGAGAGCGCTCCGGGCTAGCACAATTAGCAGCTGATATTCTTTAAAAAAAAGTGGGGTCCCTTTTGGAACCCCACTTTTTTTATTATGTAACGATGATTTCTTCCACATATTTAATAGGGTTATTTCGGTTAGATCCGTCCGGTAAATAGACATAGATAGGCCCGTCTTCTCTAAGAGGCTTTCCGTCTTGGCTGAAACCAAAGATTAGTTTTTGCGCTTCTTCTAATGAAAAAGAAATCAGCGCGTCTTTTGTTTTAAATGAAACGTTGGTAGCGTCTTCAGTAGGTGAAGCGTTTGCTAGAAAAGGTGCAAATAAAATCCCAAATGTTCCATTTACTAGCTCCTGTTTTTTGAATTTCTTTTCGGTTTTTAACGTAGGAGGAAAGACGGCTCCTTCTTGAATTTCACGGTCCCAATGCTTCGAAACAGCCTTTGTGTACGCTTCTGTCTCATCTTTTTGCTCTGGTGGATGTTCAAAGAAAACGTCCATATCGAGCTTGCGGTCATCGAAAATCCACACGCTTGGGTCGAGTGTCAGCGTATATTTTACTTTTCCTTTTAACATAATAATTGAATTCATCATAAATGCCCCCTTGCTAAAAGTATAAGCGCTTTCTCCTTATTTGTCACTTTGATGAAAAAATTTAGTTGAGAGTGATTCTCGTATGATATAATGTAAGAGTCAACGAAAGTGCGAAATTTCCTATATCTATGGTAATGGTTTTGAGAAAGTAACAGTATAAAAAAGACGGCCAGCCTCACGGACATGTTTATCCTTGCTTTTTTGGAGCATAGCCTTTAGAATTGAGAGATAGATTAGGTAATCGCTCGCGAACGGAGGGATTGAGTTTGACGCCTGAGACAATGATAGATCATCGTGAAAAAGCGTATGCGTTGTTAAAAGCTGATGCAGATAAGATTTTGCAATTAATTCAAGTTCAAATGGATAACTTAACAATGCCACAATGTCCTCTTTATGAAGAGGTTTTAGATACACAAATGTTTGGTTTATCAAGAGAAATTGATTTTGCAGTTCGTCTTGGTTTAATTGATGAACGTGTTGGAAAAACATTGCTAGACCGCCTCGAGCGTGAACTTTCTGCACTGCATGAAGCGTTTACAAAAAAATAAAAATCACGCGATCGAAACTCAAACTATATACAAACGTAGTTTGAGTTTTTTATTACAGGTGGTTTAAATTTCCTAATTTACTCAAATTTGTACATAAAAGATGAAACGAAACAGAAACACGTCATTTTTAAAGGAAGAGGGTTATGGTAAAAAAAATATTTAGGCATTTTGACTATTCAATTGTAATTCCAGTGCTGCTTCTTTGTGCGGTTGGACTAGTTATGGTTTACAGTTCAAGTATGATTGTAAGTATTACAAGATATCATACGTCAAGTGATTTCTTTTACAACAGACAAAAAATGTGGCTTGCGTTTACGCTTGTATTGTTCATTTTAACAATGCTAACACCTTACAAGCTGTATCCTAAAATACTGCCTTATGCGATTCTGGGCATTTTTGTACTGCTTTTGCTTGTGTTTGTAATGGGGCATACGAGTAACAATGCGCAAAGTTGGCTGCAGCTTGGCGGAGCAA
The genomic region above belongs to Priestia megaterium and contains:
- a CDS encoding GapA-binding peptide SR1P; the protein is MGTIVCQTCNCTIDHFEDEKVTRLYSTCKSGECQKADEDLD
- a CDS encoding aminotransferase class I/II-fold pyridoxal phosphate-dependent enzyme; this encodes MSSQFSTPLFTGLVNHAKKNPTQFHIPGHKKGNGMDPEFRSFIGDDALSIDLINIGPLDDLHQPKGIIKQAQDLAAEAFGADHTFFSVQGTSGAIMAMVMATCGPGDKIIVPRNVHKSVMSAIVFSGATPIFIHPEIDENLGISHGITSDSVEKALKQHPEAKAVLVINPTYFGISGDLRKIVEIAHSYQVPVLVDEAHGVHIHFHDDLPLSAMQAGADMAATSVHKLGGSMTQSSILNIREGLISPKRVQSILSMLTTTSTSYLLLASLDVARKRLATEGKELAERAISLAEKARKEINTIEHIRCIGREILGTKATYDLDPTKLIISVSDLGITGYDVEKWMREAHNIEVEMSDLYNILCIITPGDTEEDLSRLVTALRELSAKFHNLSETTAKPAILLPDIPVLALTPRDAFYAETEVVPFHESAGRIIAEFVMVYPPGIPIFIPGEIITEENLTYIETNLEAGLPVQGPEDFELKTFRVIKEHKAIQ
- a CDS encoding YlaH-like family protein, translating into MDVKEHLSFFAALYQVDEHAKIGMWLLYFTILGLSVLVYKLGFAKKLPLLKSVVIYLFLAFGCTILTFLGIFLPVAEGLVVAALVLIIYKIRLYQAKKQNSTLGS
- a CDS encoding YlaI family protein, whose product is MRVQCVMCDKIETIEDETLVAKRLRNRPIHTYMCNECSERIEKRTKERIATGNFKLYESKKTEEDW
- a CDS encoding YlaF family protein, whose product is MRNIKWVFVLYAFIATAAIMSIGIFIGEGSALGVILAIVALIVVMGLGFTTKKKMREKGQL
- the typA gene encoding translational GTPase TypA, encoding MNIRKDLRNIAIIAHVDHGKTTLVDKLLHQSGTFRTNEHVEERAMDSNDLERERGITILAKNTAINYKDTRINIMDTPGHADFGGEVERIMKMVDGVLLVVDAYEGCMPQTRFVLKKALEQNLTPIVVVNKIDRDFARPTEVVDEVIDLFIELGASEEQIEFPVVYASAINGTASTNPEKQDENMSSLFDSIIEHIPAPVDNSDEPLQFQVAMLDYNDYLGRIGVGRVFRGTMKVGQQVALMKLDGTVKQFRVTKLFGFLGLKRVEIEEAKAGDLIAVSGMEDINVGETVCPFDHQDALPILRIDEPTLQMTFLVNNSPFAGREGKFVTSRKIEERLMSELETDVSLRVENTDSPDVWVVSGRGELHLSILIENMRREGYEIQVSKPEVIVREIDGVRCEPVERVQIDVPEEHTGSIMESMGARKGEMVDMINNGSGQVRLIFMVPARGLIGYTTEFLSLTRGFGIINHSFDSYQPMQQGQVGGRRQGVLVSMESGKSSTYGIQGVEDRGTIFVEPGTEVYEGMIVGEHTRENDIVVNICKMKQMTNMRSANKDQTTGMKKPRIMSLEQSLEYLNEDEYCEITPESIRLRKKILDKNEREKAAKKKKYADTK
- a CDS encoding YktB family protein; this encodes MAFSGFSQDDFNVFRIEGLDARMEAIKTTIRPKFEQLSNHFAPTLSSLCGDEMFVHIAKHARRTVNPPADTWVAFANSKRGYKKLPHFQIGLWETHVFVWFAVIYESPIKEQFGKLLKQNMEEIRQNIPDSFVWSKDHTKPDSKKMGDLSSEDLESLFERLETVKKAEILCGITIPKEEAIAMSGEEWMARIEQTFHTVTPLYELTKKAYA
- a CDS encoding pyridoxamine 5'-phosphate oxidase family protein; the protein is MANEVETQLVDALYDELQTERFATISTIDFETNAPNVSAISWLVAPTKQKIRFAVDVKSRIVENIKHTNKAVVNILANESCYSISGIAEVVQEKLEGVALKLTLIELDINEVRDVMFYGSKISVNPSYEKTYDPVAAAKLDKQVIEAIKKA
- a CDS encoding UPF0223 family protein gives rise to the protein MEYQYPISLDWSTEEIIDVVKFFESIERAYEKGIERDHLMAVYRRFKEIVPSKAEEKTICNDFEDQSKYSSYRTIQKAKAASSGDIIKM
- a CDS encoding inositol monophosphatase family protein; the protein is MTQRWKEIDTYVKEWLKEAGQKIQQSFSKELLIQTKSNPNDLVTNMDKEIEQFFISKINETFPEHHILGEEGYGEELESEEGTIWIIDPIDGTMNFVHQQRNFAISIGIFENGVGQAGYIYDVIHNELYHALKGQGAFMNDIQLPKLEPVPVEEAIISLNATWVTENRRIDPSVLSPLVRKVRGTRSYGSAAIELAYVAAGRLDGYITLRLAPWDFAAGKVLIEEVGGVMTDLEGKPLEILEKSSVFVSKPTLHDEIFRTYLEGKWTK
- a CDS encoding YhcN/YlaJ family sporulation lipoprotein, with the protein product MNKFFLSISLCFITLTGCNNNQADVEEGQKTDRIVQVKNSSPERSHKRTANEISAHLVELASSVPNVNDATAIVLGKYAIVGIDVGKDIDRSEVSSIKYTVAEGLKADPYGANSVVIADPDTVARLKQIGNEIRKGRPVTGFLDELAAIVNRVMPEFAEEIRRNPSSTDTNNQKLNNKQEQNLKNEQEKQSNNHLQKNE